One window of the Salvia splendens isolate huo1 chromosome 1, SspV2, whole genome shotgun sequence genome contains the following:
- the LOC121743403 gene encoding beta-glucosidase BoGH3B-like, whose translation MNKMRVFLVLLCLWAAVSEAEYLKYKDPKQPLNTRIKDLMNRMTLEEKIGQMTQIERKVASPDVMKQYFIGSVLSGGGSVPAPKASAADWMEMVNNIQKGSLSTRLGIPMIYGIDAVHGNNNVYKATIFPHNVGLGVTRDKQLVKRIGAATALEVRATGIQYAFAPCIAVCRDPRWGRCYESYSDDHTIVQSMTEIIPGLQGDLPANSKKGVPFVAGKEKVAACAKHFVGDGGTTRGLDENNTVIDSKGLFSIHMPAYHDSVSKGVSTVMVSYSSWNGKKMHANGNLINGYLKDKLKFRGFVISDWEGIDRITSPPHQNYTYSVQAGVLAGIDMIMVPENFLEFINSLTSLVKSNAIPMTRIDDAVRRILRVKFVMGLFEDPLADPSLAKHLGSQEHRELAREAVRKTLVLLKNGKGPKSPLLPLPKKAPKILVAGSHADNLGFQCGGWTIEWQGVHGNDLTEGTTILAAIKKTVDPSTQVVFSENPDASFVKRGGFSHAIVVVGEVPYAEMFGDSMNLTIADPGPSTIKSVCGSMKCVVVVVSGRPVVIEPYVNQIDALVAAWLPGSEGQGVADVLFGDYGFSGKLARNWFKSVDQLPMNVGDAHYDPLFPFGFGLATPPRNA comes from the exons ATGAACAAAATGAGGGTGTTTTTGGTGCTTCTTTGTTTGTGGGCTGCTGTTTCTGAAGCAGAGTATCTCAAATACAAAGACCCCAAACAGCCCTTAAATACAAGAATCAAAGATTTGATGAATAGAATGACTCTTGAAGAGAAGATTGGGCAAATGACACAAATTGAAAGGAAAGTAGCCTCCCCTGATGTTATGAAGCAGTATTTCATAG GGAGTGTGTtgagtggtggaggaagtgttCCTGCGCCCAAGGCTTCTGCTGCAGATTGGATGGAAATGGTGAATAATATTCAAAAGGGGTCTCTTTCAACTCGGCTGGGGATACCTATGATTTATGGGATTGATGCTGTTCATGGCAACAACAATGTCTATAAAGCTACCATTTTCCCTCACAATGTTGGCCTTGGTGTCACCAG GGATAAACAACTTGTAAAGAGGATTGGAGCTGCTACTGCACTAGAAGTTAGGGCCACCGGAATTCAATACGCCTTCGCACCCTGCATAGCT GTCTGCCGGGATCCAAGATGGGGCCGTTGCTATGAGAGCTACAGCGATGATCACACGATTGTTCAGAGCATGACCGAGATCATCCCCGGTTTGCAGGGTGATCTCCCAGCTAACTCTAAGAAGGGCGTTCCATTTGTTGCTGGAAA GGAAAAAGTTGCAGCTTGTGCAAAGCATTTCGTGGGAGATGGAGGCACGACAAGGGGATTAGACGAAAACAACACCGTCATTGACTCTAAAGGACTGTTTAGCATCCACATGCCTGCCTACCATGATTCTGTCAGTAAAGGCGTTTCCACAGTTATGGTCTCTTACTCGAGCTGGAATGGCAAGAAGATGCATGCTAACGGCAATCTCATCAATGGCTACCTCAAGGACAAACTGAAATTTCGG GGCTTTGTTATATCAGATTGGGAGGGCATTGATAGGATCACGAGTCCACCTCACCAGAACTACACTTATTCTGTTCAAGCCGGTGTTCTTGCTGGAATCGACATG ATTATGGTACCTGAGAATTTCCTAGAGTTCATCAACAGTCTGACCTCGCTTGTGAAAAGCAATGCGATCCCCATGACCAGGATCGATGATGCTGTCCGTAGAATACTAAGGGTGAAGTTTGTCATGGGCCTATTTGAGGATCCCCTAGCCGATCCCTCCCTAGCAAAACATCTTGGAAGCCAG GAACATAGGGAGCTTGCAAGGGAAGCTGTAAGAAAAACACTTGTCTTGTTGAAGAATGGCAAGGGCCCGAAGAGTCCATTGCTTCCCCTTCCGAAGAAAGCACCAAAAATTCTAGTTGCCGGCTCTCATGCTGATAACTTAGGATTCCAATGTGGAGGCTGGACTATTGAGTGGCAGGGTGTTCATGGCAACGACCTCACAGAAG GAACTACAATCCTGGCTGCCATCAAGAAGACGGTAGACCCTTCAACACAGGTGGTGTTCTCGGAGAATCCAGATGCAAGCTTTGTGAAGAGGGGAGGATTCTCCCATGCCATCGTTGTAGTAGGGGAGGTCCCCTATGCAGAGATGTTTGGGGACAGCATGAACCTAACCATAGCAGACCCTGGTCCAAGCACCATAAAGAGTGTGTGTGGATCGATGAAATGTGTGGTGGTGGTTGTCTCCGGGAGGCCTGTAGTGATAGAGCCCTATGTTAACCAAATAGATGCTTTAGTGGCGGCGTGGCTGCCGGGCAGCGAAGGGCAAGGGGTGGCTGATGTGCTGTTTGGTGACTATGGATTCAGTGGAAAGCTTGCAAGGAATTGGTTCAAATCTGTGGATCAACTTCCTATGAATGTTGGAGATGCACATTATGATCCTCTTTTTCCATTTGGATTTGGGCTTGCAACTCCACCTAGGAATGCCTGA
- the LOC121800681 gene encoding uncharacterized protein LOC121800681 produces MDGQTKLTRTNSSLLSSSTTIRSSIHNLSSVSEIAPDSDAEDLEEQKPHSRPLPSPVRSGVAAPVAAAFLLLYALFAFFTSNDLATSESLLSALIFVKIFLCLLSRNKCLVSRNVNFFKQICDEYGKRLGFLHFASRTHSKPVQWFIGEAESEELESRKIVREGVEFYSNDDFYAGEFHKSISRKKNTSKNTYS; encoded by the exons ATGGACGGTCAGACGAAGCTCACTCGAACGAATTCCTCACTCCTCAGCTCATCCACAACCATCCGCTCATCCATCCACAACTTGTCTTCGGTGAGCGAGATCGCGCCCGATTCCGACGCGGAGGATCTCGAGGAGCAGAAGCCCCACAGCAGGCCGCTTCCATCACCGGTTCGCTCCGGTGTGGCGGCGCCTGTGGCCGCCGCCTTCCTCCTCCTCTACGCGCTCTTCGCCTTCTTCACTTCGAACGATTTAGCCACCTCGGAGAGTCTGCTCTCAGCTTTAATTTTCGTCAAGATTTTTCTGTGTTTGCTCTCGAGAAACAAATGTTTAGTGAGCAGGAATGTCAATTTCTTCAAGCAAATCTGCGATGAGTATGGGAAGAGGTTAGGATTTTTGCATTTCGCTTCGAGAACTCACTCGAAGCCTGTGCAATGGTTCATCGGCGAGGCGGAATCGGAGGAATTGGAGAGTAGGAAGATTGTTCGGGAAGGTGTTGAGTTTTACAGCAATGACGATTTCTACGCAGGGGAGTttcataagagcatctcca GAAAGAAAAATACgagcaaaaatacatattcataa